GGATGCGGGGGAACGGGATGCTGGGCACCTGCACCTCGAGACCGAAGAGCTCCTCGATCTCGGCGCCGTGCTTGTCCTTCACCGCCTGGATGCCCGTCTGCAGGAGCTCCTCCTGCATCGCGGCGACATCCTCGTGCGAGTCGATCCAGCTGATCTCGGCGTCCACCGACGTGAACTCCGTCGCGTGTCGCGACGTGAACGAGGGGTCGGCGCGGAACGCGGGGGCGATCTCGAAGATCTTGCCGAAGCCGGCGACCTGCGCCATCTGCTTGAAGAACTGCGGCGACTGGGCGAGGTAGGCGGTCTTCTCCTCGAAGTACGGCACCTCGAACAGCTCGGCGTTGGACTCGGATGCCGATGCCATGAGCTTCGGCGAGTGGACCTCGATGTAGTCGCGCTCGATCCAGTACGAGCGGAACGCGTGCTCGAGCGTGGTCTGCACGCGGAAGATCAGGTTGTTGCGGCGCTGACGCAGGTCGAGGAAGCGCCAGTCCATGCGCTTGTCGAGTCCGCTGTCGGCGGCGATCGGCGTCTCGGGGAGCGCCGTGGCGGCGATGTCGAGCGCGCCGATCTTGATCTCGACGCCGCCGAGCTTGACGCGCTCGTCGTGCTTGAGTTCGCCCGTCACCGTCAGGAACGACCCGGTCGACAGGTTCGAGATGAGGTCGGTGAGCGCCAGTGCAGCGGCATCCTGGGGTTCCGCGGGCTCCACCGCCACGGAGGGGTCCACCGGGCGGGTGGCGGGATTGACCAGCTGGACCGCGCCGGTCTCGTCGCGCAGGATGACGAACTGGACCTTCTTCTGATCGCGGACGGTCTCGACCCATCCGGAGACGGAGACCTGACCGTCGGGGAGGCCCTGCAGCTGCTTGACGAGGACGCGTTCACTCATGAGAAGCCAGTCTACTGGGGCCATATGATGGCGCCGTGACGTCTCCCGCCCTCCGAAGCCCCGCCGGGCGCAAGCCGGTGCGGGTGTGGGACGTCGTCGTCTCGTCGATCCTGCTCGTGGGCCTGGCGGCCCTTGCGGCGCTGATGTCGTTCTTCGGCTTCTTCCTCGCGATGGCGTCCGACCCGTGCGGTGTGCGGGACTGCAACTCGGAGCTCATCGGCACCGGCCTGATCACCGCCGTCGCCTTGCCGTGGGTGCTGCTGCTCGCAGCATCCGTCGCCACGATCCTCATGCTGGCCTTCCGCAGGCTCGCGTTCTGGGTCCCGCTCGCCGCGGTTCCGTTCATCATCGGGTCGTGGTTCCTCGGCGCATTCATCGCGTCCGCCGGCGTCCCGTCCGGCTGAGGGCCGGGGACATACGGGGGTCTGCACCCAGGCTCCGTTCATCTGCGCCGCCTAGCGTGGAGGTGACCGTGCGGCCGTGGCCGCGGCATCCGATCACCGAAGGCGAAGCCCCCGATGACCGAAACCTCCCCCGACACGTCCTGGCTGTCCGCGCTGCTGGACTGGTCCGTCTCGCTGATGGACGTCATCGGCCCCGCCGGCGCCGGAATCGCGATCGCGCTCGAGAACGTGTTCCCTCCGCTGCCGAGCGAGGTCGTGCTGCCGATGGCGGGACTCGCCGCCAGCCGGGGCTCGTTCACGCTGTTCGAAGCTCTCGCGTGGACCACCGCAGGCTCGATCGTGGGGGCGTTCCTGCTCTACGGGCTCGGGGCATGGCTCGGCGTGGACCGCCTGCGCCGCGTCGCCGCGAAGGTGCCGCTGCTGCACCCGGAAGACATCGACCGCACTGTCGGGTGGTTCCACCGCCACGGCTCGGTCGCGGTGTTCTTCGGTCGCATGATCCCGATCTTCCGCAGCCTCATCTCGATCCCCGCGGGGGTGACGCGCATGCCCCTGTGGCGATTCGGCCTGCTCACCGCCGCCGGAAGCCTCATCTGGAACACGATCTTCGTGCTGTCGGGCTTCCTGCTCGGCGAGTCGTGGCACGTCGTCGAGCAGTACGTCGACGTCGTGCAGTACGTCGTGATCGTCGTCGTCGCGCTCGCCGTGGTGTGGTTCCTCTTCGTGCGCACGGGCGCAGTGATCGCGGCATCCCGCACCGGCTCGGCCGAGACGGACGGGCCCGAGCGCGAGCGCGTCCCCGCCGGCTGACACTCAGCCGACTCAGAGAACCGGCCACCGTAGACTGGACCCGTGCCCGCAGACCGCCTCCATCTCGTGCGCCACGGGGAGGTCCACAACCCCCAGCGCGTGCTCTACGGGCGACTCCCCGGATACGGACTCAGCGTGGACGGCCGCCGCATGGCACGTCAGGCCGCCGAGTACGTGCACGCGCTCGACCGGCCGGTGACGGCCCTGGTGTGCTCGCCGCTGCAGCGCACTCAGGAGTCGTCCGAGCCCTTCACCGAGATCTTCGGCCTCGAGCCGCGCACCGACGAGCGCGTGATCGAGCCCACGAACGTGTTCGAGGGCCGGCGGATGCTGCGCGCCCTGGTGAACCCGTGGAACTGGCGTCACCTGCGCAAGCCCGCGCTGCCCAGCTGGGGCGAGCCGTACGCCGACGTGATCGCGCGCATGAACGAGGCGATGACCGAGGCGTGGCAGGCCGCGGACTCCGGTGACGTCGTCATCGTGTCGCACCAGCTGCCGATCTGGATCACCCACCTCGCCGTCGCCGGACTCCCCTCGCGCCACGACCCCCGCGAGCGGCGGTGCGCGCTGTCGAGCGTGACGAGCTTCGAGATGGACGAGGACGGAAAATGGACCGAGATCGCCTACGCGGAACCGGCATCCCTGTCGGGGTCGGTCGACGTGGGGGCGGTGTGATGGGCAGGGTCTCCCGACGCGCGCGGGGCGCAGGTGCCGCTCTCCTCGCCCTCGTGCTGGTCGCGGGTCTCGCCGCGTGCACGAACGATCCGCTCGCCGAGCAGTACCGCGCGGGCGACGGCAAGGGTTTCATCGCGGCCGACGGCTTCGAGGTCGTGCCGATTCCGGTGGAGGACCGCACCGCGCCGGTGGACTTCGAAGGCGTGCTCGACACCGGAGAGTCCACGACCAGCGACGACTACCGCGGCGAGGTCCTCGTCGTGAACTTCTGGTACGCGGCGTGCGCCCCCTGCCGGGTCGAGGCTCCGCTGCTCGAAGAGGTCAACCAGGAGTTCGCCGCCGACGACGTGGCCTTTCTCGGCGTGAACCTCTACGACGGCGCCGACACCGCGCAGGCGTTCGCCGAGACGCACGGCGTCGACTACCCCAGCGCGCTCGCGAGCGTCGACGGCTCCATCAAGCTCGCCTTCGCGGGGCAGACGCCGCTCAACGCCGTGCCGGTCACGCTCGTGCTCGATCGCGAGGGGCGGGTCGCGGCGCGTGTGATCGGTCAGCTGACCGAGACGTCGATCCTGCGGACGCTGGTGCGCGAAGCGCTGGAGGAGTCGTGAATCCGGGCGACCTCGTCGCCGACGGCTCGCTGCTCGTCGCGATCCCGATCGCAGTGCTCGCCGGGCTGCTCTCCTTCCTCTCGCCGTGCGTGCTCCCGCTCGTGCCGGGATACCTCGGCTTCATCGGCGGGGCCGTCTCGCCACGCGAACCTCGGACAGCGTCGATTTCGCGGGGGAATTCCGCCTCGGACGCCCCTGCGGGCGCCCCCGCGGGCGCCGGCCGTGCCGAATCTCCCGCGATCGTGACGTCCGCGGCCGTCGACACCCCGCCGCGCGGGAGGCTGCTCCTGGGCGTCGTGCTCTTCATCGCCGGCTTCACGGTGGTGTTCGTCAGCATCGCGATGCTCGGCGGAACGGTCGGGCTGTTCCTCCTCCAGTACGCCGACCTCATCACGCGCATCCTCGGCGTCGTCATCATCGCGATGGGGCTCGTCTTCATCGGCGTCTTCGGCCTGGCCCAGCGCATCGCCCGCCCGCAGGTGCGCGGC
This window of the Microbacterium sp. SSM24 genome carries:
- a CDS encoding TlpA family protein disulfide reductase, whose protein sequence is MGRVSRRARGAGAALLALVLVAGLAACTNDPLAEQYRAGDGKGFIAADGFEVVPIPVEDRTAPVDFEGVLDTGESTTSDDYRGEVLVVNFWYAACAPCRVEAPLLEEVNQEFAADDVAFLGVNLYDGADTAQAFAETHGVDYPSALASVDGSIKLAFAGQTPLNAVPVTLVLDREGRVAARVIGQLTETSILRTLVREALEES
- the aspS gene encoding aspartate--tRNA(Asn) ligase, with the translated sequence MSERVLVKQLQGLPDGQVSVSGWVETVRDQKKVQFVILRDETGAVQLVNPATRPVDPSVAVEPAEPQDAAALALTDLISNLSTGSFLTVTGELKHDERVKLGGVEIKIGALDIAATALPETPIAADSGLDKRMDWRFLDLRQRRNNLIFRVQTTLEHAFRSYWIERDYIEVHSPKLMASASESNAELFEVPYFEEKTAYLAQSPQFFKQMAQVAGFGKIFEIAPAFRADPSFTSRHATEFTSVDAEISWIDSHEDVAAMQEELLQTGIQAVKDKHGAEIEELFGLEVQVPSIPFPRIPLAEAREIVKARGYDIPRTDGDLDPEGERQIAAHVAETYGHQFVFITDYHPEIRAFYHMRNEETGLTKSYDLLFNGVEITTGAQREHRVDVLIEQAAEKGLLPEHLDFYFDFFRYGAPPHGGFGMGLARVMMLLLGQDSIREVTYLFRGPTRLAP
- a CDS encoding histidine phosphatase family protein encodes the protein MPADRLHLVRHGEVHNPQRVLYGRLPGYGLSVDGRRMARQAAEYVHALDRPVTALVCSPLQRTQESSEPFTEIFGLEPRTDERVIEPTNVFEGRRMLRALVNPWNWRHLRKPALPSWGEPYADVIARMNEAMTEAWQAADSGDVVIVSHQLPIWITHLAVAGLPSRHDPRERRCALSSVTSFEMDEDGKWTEIAYAEPASLSGSVDVGAV
- a CDS encoding DedA family protein; its protein translation is MTETSPDTSWLSALLDWSVSLMDVIGPAGAGIAIALENVFPPLPSEVVLPMAGLAASRGSFTLFEALAWTTAGSIVGAFLLYGLGAWLGVDRLRRVAAKVPLLHPEDIDRTVGWFHRHGSVAVFFGRMIPIFRSLISIPAGVTRMPLWRFGLLTAAGSLIWNTIFVLSGFLLGESWHVVEQYVDVVQYVVIVVVALAVVWFLFVRTGAVIAASRTGSAETDGPERERVPAG
- a CDS encoding cytochrome c biogenesis CcdA family protein, translating into MNPGDLVADGSLLVAIPIAVLAGLLSFLSPCVLPLVPGYLGFIGGAVSPREPRTASISRGNSASDAPAGAPAGAGRAESPAIVTSAAVDTPPRGRLLLGVVLFIAGFTVVFVSIAMLGGTVGLFLLQYADLITRILGVVIIAMGLVFIGVFGLAQRIARPQVRGNLGLVGAPLLGIALGIGWAPCIGPTLAVILTMAFDSGSAGRAALLGVAYSLGLGIPFLLLTLGFGWATRSVAFVRRHIRAINIAGGVLLIVLGLLMVTGIWTQIMAQLQGVFRSVPLPL